From a single Micromonospora sp. WMMD1102 genomic region:
- a CDS encoding GuaB1 family IMP dehydrogenase-related protein has translation MRFISGGKPTQDLTYNDVFLAPVRSAVESRLDVDLSSADGTGTTIPIVVANMTAVAGRRMAETVARRGGLTVLPQDIPIEVVTEVIGWVKQRHLVHDTAITLGPTDTVGDAIHLLPKRSHGAVVVVDPEGRPVGVVTEADTVGVDRFAQVRHVMSTELHTVPAEADPRTGFERLSRGRRRLAPVVDVEGRLVGVLTRKGALRATLYRPACDGKGRLRIAAAIGINGDVAGKAAALFEAGVDTLVVDTAHGHQERMLRALRAVHRLDPPVPVAAGNVVTAEGVRDLVEAGADIVKVGVGPGAMCTTRMMTGVGRPQFSAVLDCAAAARELGRHVWADGGVRHPRDVALALAAGASNVMIGTWFAGTYESPGDLYTDADGRRYKESFGMASARAVSARTAEDSVYEQARKAVFEEGISSARMYLDPGRPGVEDLIDGIVAGVRSACTYAGAADLAGFHANAVVGVQSAAGYTEGMPLPTNW, from the coding sequence GTGCGGTTCATCAGCGGCGGGAAGCCCACGCAGGACCTGACCTACAACGACGTCTTCCTGGCACCGGTCCGGTCGGCCGTCGAGTCCCGGCTCGACGTCGACCTGTCCAGCGCCGACGGTACCGGCACCACGATCCCGATCGTGGTGGCCAACATGACGGCGGTGGCGGGCCGGCGGATGGCCGAGACGGTGGCCCGGCGGGGCGGCCTCACCGTCCTGCCGCAGGACATCCCGATCGAGGTCGTCACCGAGGTGATCGGCTGGGTCAAGCAGCGGCACCTGGTGCACGACACCGCGATCACCCTCGGCCCGACCGACACCGTCGGGGACGCCATCCACCTGCTGCCGAAGCGGTCGCACGGCGCGGTCGTCGTGGTCGACCCGGAGGGCCGGCCGGTCGGCGTGGTGACCGAGGCGGACACCGTCGGGGTGGACCGGTTCGCGCAGGTGCGGCATGTGATGTCGACGGAGTTGCACACCGTGCCCGCCGAGGCCGATCCCCGTACCGGGTTCGAGCGGCTCTCCCGGGGACGCCGCCGGCTCGCCCCGGTGGTGGACGTCGAGGGTCGGCTGGTCGGGGTGCTGACCCGGAAGGGCGCGCTGCGGGCCACGCTGTACCGGCCGGCGTGCGACGGCAAGGGCCGGTTGCGGATCGCGGCGGCGATCGGGATCAACGGTGACGTCGCCGGCAAGGCCGCCGCGCTCTTCGAGGCCGGGGTGGACACCCTGGTGGTGGACACCGCGCACGGCCACCAGGAGCGGATGCTCCGGGCCCTGCGCGCGGTGCACCGCCTCGACCCGCCGGTGCCGGTGGCCGCCGGCAACGTGGTCACCGCCGAGGGGGTACGCGACCTGGTCGAGGCGGGGGCGGACATCGTCAAGGTCGGCGTGGGGCCGGGGGCGATGTGCACCACCCGGATGATGACCGGGGTGGGCCGGCCGCAGTTCTCGGCGGTACTCGACTGCGCGGCGGCGGCCCGCGAACTGGGCCGGCACGTCTGGGCCGACGGCGGCGTACGCCATCCGCGCGACGTCGCGCTGGCGCTGGCCGCCGGGGCGTCGAACGTGATGATCGGAACCTGGTTCGCCGGCACCTACGAGTCGCCCGGGGACCTCTACACCGATGCCGACGGACGGCGTTACAAGGAGAGCTTCGGCATGGCGTCGGCGCGGGCGGTTAGCGCGCGTACCGCCGAGGACAGCGTCTACGAACAGGCCCGGAAGGCGGTCTTCGAGGAGGGAATCTCCAGCGCGCGGATGTACCTCGATCCGGGGCGGCCGGGCGTGGAGGACCTGATCGACGGGATCGTCGCCGGGGTTCGCAGCGCCTGCACGTACGCCGGGGCGGCCGATCTCGCCGGGTTCCACGCGAACGCGGTGGTCGGGGTGCAGAGCGCCGCCGGCTACACCGAGGGGATGCCGCTGCCCACGAACTGGTGA